The following proteins come from a genomic window of Corallococcus sp. NCRR:
- a CDS encoding serine/threonine protein kinase codes for MPTHRAPLLSSIILLVTSSACTTAGGVSLRSDGSPGMQACPEKALEAMRYLKLHVGDAALVELDANQMRSRRITLYDGPIESVLMRDLGPLETTTRLYGEVWTSGPQAVVRYYKAHPPDGDEVPICAVARLSEDQMRKRPESKPGTAILDGSVASAVVVNAFR; via the coding sequence ATGCCCACCCACCGAGCCCCCCTGCTCTCCTCTATCATCCTGCTTGTCACGTCCTCTGCGTGCACCACGGCCGGTGGCGTTTCATTGCGCTCGGACGGCTCTCCTGGAATGCAGGCGTGTCCAGAGAAGGCGCTCGAAGCCATGCGATACCTGAAGCTGCATGTGGGGGACGCCGCGCTCGTGGAGCTGGACGCGAACCAGATGAGATCGCGCCGCATCACCCTCTACGATGGCCCGATTGAGAGCGTCCTCATGCGCGATCTGGGCCCGCTGGAGACGACAACACGGCTGTACGGAGAGGTCTGGACGAGCGGGCCACAGGCCGTTGTCCGGTACTACAAGGCCCATCCACCCGACGGCGACGAGGTCCCCATCTGCGCCGTGGCACGGCTGAGCGAGGACCAGATGCGGAAGCGACCCGAGTCAAAGCCCGGCACGGCCATTCTCGATGGCTCCGTGGCGTCAGCCGTCGTGGTCAATGCGTTCCGGTGA
- a CDS encoding DUF2381 family protein, with protein MRPGPFARSILLFVLLTGAAVKASDKCDRPKQRTILLSEHPSDGTQTVYVKGHVITTLRFEGPVDPSETKVLGWEGRLEPLTVVRNKVIIEPIRDLDSDEGLPLIVTLADGTGIPFLVRPPWREKDGGGWPPILDQQVDVFKNRESYAAMHSALMDALKKNDVLTEENERYRKEENSIDHAYATLLANGQAKKTPFRFVASARPKDPDMEMIVEVYSGQGKAAAVISLTNTGSAGTWEFADAYLTRDMTSHTKQSFALRMTRSAIAPGQSGTIAVVADKRAFEKNGRLVDLALQIFRSDGNQQVLVRMDRTLVRQ; from the coding sequence ATGCGACCTGGCCCATTCGCAAGATCGATCCTGCTTTTCGTCCTGCTGACCGGAGCGGCCGTGAAGGCAAGCGACAAGTGCGACCGCCCCAAGCAGCGGACCATCCTGCTCTCGGAGCACCCGTCGGACGGCACCCAGACCGTCTACGTGAAGGGGCATGTCATCACGACCTTGCGCTTCGAGGGCCCCGTTGATCCGAGCGAGACGAAGGTCCTTGGCTGGGAGGGCCGGCTCGAACCGCTGACGGTGGTTCGCAACAAGGTCATCATCGAGCCGATCCGGGACCTCGACAGCGATGAAGGGCTCCCCTTGATCGTGACCCTGGCGGATGGCACCGGGATCCCATTCCTCGTAAGGCCCCCGTGGAGGGAGAAGGATGGCGGTGGGTGGCCACCGATTCTCGACCAGCAGGTTGACGTGTTCAAGAATCGGGAGAGCTACGCGGCCATGCACTCGGCCCTGATGGACGCCCTCAAGAAGAACGACGTCTTGACCGAGGAAAACGAACGCTATCGCAAGGAGGAGAACTCCATCGATCATGCGTACGCGACGCTTCTGGCGAATGGGCAGGCAAAGAAGACGCCGTTTCGATTCGTGGCATCCGCCCGCCCGAAAGACCCGGACATGGAAATGATCGTTGAGGTCTACTCGGGCCAAGGCAAGGCGGCAGCCGTTATCTCCCTGACGAACACGGGCTCCGCCGGCACATGGGAGTTCGCGGACGCCTACCTGACGCGCGACATGACGAGCCACACGAAGCAGTCCTTCGCGCTTCGGATGACCCGTTCCGCGATCGCTCCAGGGCAGTCAGGAACCATCGCCGTCGTGGCGGACAAGAGAGCCTTCGAGAAGAACGGGCGATTGGTGGATCTGGCCCTGCAGATCTTCAGGTCTGACGGCAACCAGCAGGTCCTGGTGAGGATGGATCGCACCCTGGTTCGGCAGTAG
- a CDS encoding AHH domain-containing protein, with protein sequence MQSVWLVLLLLLLGGCATTRVVHVDVGGGRQVVHESMEVAPVQVGEDAFKAALTRLLLDMRMDVAFRETDAADQRGWVRSRALLASSKGLADPGSGSSPDALYARICPDGDDCLTLVGGTGLTFSRKDRTLMALSFALDTVWESVEAEVGKVLNPVVLKAMVTSAALSVLLTMTLPEPVTKVIAVALTAAMVAYLGIVPVWEMGRGFVRLWDDAGTATSVIELQDIGHRFGKVLGTNGTRVLVLLVTAALGGRSAMAAQGPRLPGFPQAALRGQAEAGFILGEALNGGVTSIAMPAAGVLNVALAPGAAAALAMYGEGRFPGDETGPVHHICTNKNLVSAAAGGPWTPQCEKIFGKAGMTLEDAANKIRLKGHEGPHPELYHRRVVQRLERSVANCRTTENCRASLMKELARIANELLTQDSELRSFIVKVEG encoded by the coding sequence ATGCAATCCGTCTGGCTTGTTCTGTTACTCCTCTTGCTGGGAGGGTGTGCGACCACCCGCGTCGTCCACGTGGATGTTGGAGGCGGGAGGCAGGTGGTTCATGAGTCCATGGAGGTGGCTCCGGTCCAGGTGGGTGAGGACGCGTTCAAGGCGGCCCTCACGCGGCTCCTCCTGGACATGCGCATGGACGTGGCCTTCCGCGAGACGGATGCGGCCGACCAGCGGGGGTGGGTGCGGTCCAGGGCCCTGCTCGCGTCCTCGAAGGGACTCGCGGACCCGGGCTCGGGCAGCTCACCTGACGCGCTGTACGCGCGCATCTGCCCTGACGGGGACGACTGTTTGACCCTGGTGGGCGGGACGGGGCTGACGTTCTCGCGCAAGGACCGGACGTTGATGGCCCTGTCGTTCGCGCTGGACACGGTCTGGGAGAGTGTCGAGGCCGAGGTCGGCAAGGTGCTGAACCCGGTGGTCCTCAAGGCCATGGTGACCTCGGCCGCGCTGTCCGTGCTCCTCACGATGACGCTGCCCGAGCCCGTCACGAAGGTCATCGCGGTCGCGTTGACGGCGGCGATGGTGGCCTACCTGGGCATCGTGCCGGTCTGGGAGATGGGCCGGGGCTTCGTGCGGCTCTGGGATGACGCAGGGACGGCAACGAGCGTCATCGAGTTGCAGGACATCGGCCATCGCTTCGGCAAGGTGCTCGGGACCAATGGGACGCGTGTCCTGGTGTTGCTCGTCACCGCGGCCCTGGGCGGAAGGAGTGCGATGGCGGCCCAGGGCCCCAGGCTCCCGGGCTTCCCCCAGGCCGCCTTGCGAGGACAGGCCGAGGCGGGATTCATCCTCGGAGAGGCACTGAATGGCGGCGTGACGTCCATCGCGATGCCTGCCGCAGGAGTGCTGAACGTGGCGCTGGCTCCGGGAGCCGCGGCGGCACTGGCGATGTATGGAGAGGGACGGTTTCCTGGTGACGAGACGGGGCCGGTTCATCACATCTGCACGAACAAGAACCTGGTTTCGGCTGCCGCGGGCGGGCCGTGGACGCCCCAGTGCGAGAAGATATTCGGGAAGGCCGGGATGACGCTTGAAGACGCGGCCAACAAGATTCGGCTCAAGGGGCACGAGGGTCCGCACCCTGAGCTGTATCACCGAAGGGTAGTTCAGCGACTCGAACGCTCGGTTGCAAACTGCCGAACCACGGAGAACTGCCGGGCCAGTTTGATGAAGGAGCTTGCGAGGATCGCCAACGAGCTTCTGACGCAAGATTCCGAGTTACGGAGCTTCATTGTGAAGGTTGAGGGTTGA
- a CDS encoding imm11 family protein — translation MERHFYWVELGDVPRWLLETPTRGSGEAFDEPWMFADGRVLPDLGSLKSRISHPGRKRTFDFSVIEAAPIVSEAVANVFRTLAPGDVQLFPVSIEGEADPYFVVNATKVIDCIDEARCREVHHYDEGDHPPGLEGEYNWIYGLRIAPSKTGGAQVFRLKKFKVAFIVSEAVKDALEAVGNLGVSFERVTDPH, via the coding sequence GTGGAGCGTCATTTCTACTGGGTGGAGCTTGGAGATGTTCCGCGGTGGCTCCTTGAGACGCCGACACGGGGTTCTGGTGAGGCTTTTGACGAGCCCTGGATGTTCGCGGATGGTCGCGTCCTTCCTGACCTGGGATCTCTCAAGTCACGAATCTCACATCCTGGAAGGAAGCGGACGTTTGACTTCTCTGTGATTGAAGCAGCTCCCATCGTCAGCGAAGCCGTTGCGAACGTCTTCAGGACGCTCGCCCCCGGCGATGTGCAGCTCTTCCCCGTATCAATCGAGGGAGAGGCCGACCCGTACTTCGTCGTCAATGCCACCAAAGTCATTGATTGCATCGACGAGGCACGGTGCCGGGAGGTGCATCACTACGACGAGGGCGACCACCCTCCTGGATTGGAGGGGGAGTACAACTGGATCTACGGGCTGCGAATCGCCCCCTCGAAGACCGGGGGCGCGCAGGTCTTCCGTCTGAAGAAGTTCAAGGTCGCGTTCATCGTCTCGGAAGCCGTCAAGGACGCCCTCGAAGCGGTCGGCAACCTGGGCGTGTCGTTCGAGCGCGTCACGGATCCCCATTGA
- a CDS encoding cation-translocating P-type ATPase has protein sequence MQEPSQPRKQAGLRAPDAPSVPWHSLLPEAVLERLSSTPQGLTEEAARERLARHGPNVLERSRPDSAWKLLWRQIDSPLIWVLIASAGLAILLGKVTDGLVVAAVVVLNTLIGFVQEYRAGRAIEALNHMVPETTQVLRDGHLVARPAAELVPGDVVQLASGDRVPADLRLLRSRNFQVEEAALTGESVPSSKHVAAVAADAQLGDRASLAFGGTLVTSGTSTAVVVATGGATELGRISHLMEQATDLSTPLTRELARLGRVISLGIVVLSAVLLGVGMVRGYAFSDAVLVAITLAVAAIPEGLPAIVTIALAIGVQRMALRRAVIRKLPAVETLGSTTVICTDKTGTLTRNEMTVQALWTRRGHYALTGVGHSPLGELLHAGRALEVPPEDVRALLVAGVLCNEADLQPREGRWGMTGDPTEGALLFAAKKADLGVMEVRERNPRLDAIPFESEHQYMATLHAGGPEGRELILKGAPEVVLRRCGPGLDRDAVLVEVERMARQGLRVLAFARKGLPGAEALTPEDVEAGFTLLGLQGMIDPPREEAVASVKACHAAGIHVKMMTGDHPGTAEAIGLQLGLQAPGHPGLTGAHLSSMSDAELAVAVKDTNVFARLAPEHKLRLVRVLQAQRHVVAMTGDGVNDAPALKQADIGVAMGITGTAVSREAADLVLTDDNFATIVAAVEEGRRVYDNLVKSLAFVLPTNLGLALILMLGVTFFPLQEAGGVREPLLAMRPTQLLWINLVATVTLALPLAFEAKERHVMRRPPRAPDTPVLSHFVVMRTGLVAVLMAAGAIGLFLWEFARQGGGHDASNAPALAEARTMAVNTVVSFQIFYLWLCRTLTGTSREVGFASNPTVFMGIAALVLLQAAFMYVPFFQRIFGSAPLSLGDIARSVLVGACVLPVVGLEKWLRSRRRAAGRSVHAT, from the coding sequence ATGCAGGAGCCGTCACAGCCGAGGAAGCAGGCAGGGCTTCGCGCCCCCGACGCACCTTCCGTCCCCTGGCACTCGCTCCTCCCAGAGGCCGTGCTGGAGCGGCTCTCCAGCACGCCCCAGGGACTGACGGAAGAGGCGGCCCGGGAGCGGCTCGCGCGCCATGGCCCCAACGTGCTGGAGCGCTCGCGGCCGGACAGCGCGTGGAAGCTCCTGTGGCGGCAGATCGACAGCCCGCTCATCTGGGTCCTCATCGCCTCCGCGGGCCTGGCCATCCTGCTGGGCAAGGTGACCGACGGGCTCGTCGTCGCCGCCGTCGTGGTGCTCAACACCCTCATCGGCTTCGTGCAGGAGTACCGCGCGGGCCGGGCCATCGAGGCCCTGAACCACATGGTGCCGGAGACCACGCAGGTGCTGCGCGACGGGCACCTGGTGGCGAGGCCCGCGGCGGAGCTCGTCCCCGGGGACGTCGTGCAGCTTGCGTCGGGGGACCGCGTGCCCGCGGACCTGCGCCTGCTGCGCTCCCGCAACTTCCAGGTGGAGGAGGCCGCGCTCACCGGGGAGTCCGTCCCGTCCAGCAAGCACGTCGCGGCCGTGGCCGCGGACGCGCAGCTGGGGGACCGGGCGAGCCTGGCCTTCGGCGGCACGCTGGTGACGTCCGGCACGTCCACCGCCGTCGTCGTCGCCACCGGCGGCGCCACGGAGCTGGGCCGCATCTCCCATCTCATGGAGCAGGCCACGGACCTGAGCACGCCGCTCACGCGGGAGCTGGCCCGGCTGGGCCGCGTCATCAGCCTGGGCATCGTCGTGCTGTCCGCCGTGCTGCTCGGGGTGGGCATGGTCCGGGGGTATGCCTTCAGCGACGCGGTGCTGGTGGCCATCACCCTGGCGGTGGCCGCCATCCCGGAGGGCCTGCCCGCCATCGTCACCATCGCCCTGGCCATCGGCGTGCAGCGCATGGCGCTCCGCCGCGCCGTCATCCGCAAGCTGCCCGCCGTGGAGACCCTGGGCAGCACGACCGTCATCTGCACGGACAAGACCGGCACCCTCACCCGCAACGAGATGACCGTGCAGGCGCTGTGGACCCGGCGCGGGCACTACGCGCTCACCGGCGTGGGCCACTCGCCCCTGGGTGAGCTGCTCCACGCGGGACGCGCCCTGGAGGTGCCGCCGGAGGACGTGCGCGCGCTGCTCGTCGCGGGCGTGCTCTGCAACGAGGCCGACCTCCAGCCTCGCGAGGGCCGCTGGGGGATGACCGGCGACCCCACGGAGGGGGCGCTGCTGTTCGCCGCGAAGAAGGCGGACCTGGGCGTGATGGAGGTGCGCGAGCGCAACCCGCGCCTGGACGCCATCCCCTTCGAGTCCGAGCACCAGTACATGGCCACGCTTCACGCGGGGGGACCGGAGGGGCGCGAGCTCATCCTCAAGGGCGCCCCGGAGGTCGTGCTGCGCCGCTGCGGGCCGGGGCTGGACCGCGACGCCGTGCTGGTGGAGGTGGAGCGCATGGCGCGGCAGGGCCTGCGGGTGCTCGCCTTCGCGCGCAAGGGCCTGCCCGGGGCGGAGGCCCTGACGCCCGAGGACGTGGAGGCCGGCTTCACGCTGCTGGGATTGCAGGGGATGATCGACCCGCCCCGCGAGGAGGCCGTGGCCTCCGTGAAGGCCTGCCACGCCGCCGGCATCCACGTGAAGATGATGACCGGGGACCATCCGGGCACGGCGGAGGCCATTGGCCTTCAGCTCGGCCTCCAGGCTCCGGGCCATCCGGGCCTCACCGGCGCGCACCTGTCCAGCATGAGCGACGCGGAGCTGGCCGTGGCGGTGAAGGACACGAACGTGTTCGCGCGCCTGGCCCCCGAGCACAAGCTGCGGCTGGTGCGCGTGCTCCAGGCGCAGCGGCACGTGGTGGCGATGACGGGCGACGGCGTCAACGACGCGCCCGCGCTCAAGCAGGCGGACATCGGCGTGGCCATGGGCATCACCGGCACGGCCGTGTCCCGCGAGGCCGCGGACCTGGTGCTGACGGACGACAACTTCGCCACCATCGTCGCCGCCGTCGAGGAGGGCCGCCGCGTCTACGACAACCTCGTCAAGTCGCTCGCGTTCGTGCTGCCCACCAACCTGGGGCTCGCCCTCATCCTCATGCTGGGCGTGACGTTCTTCCCGCTTCAGGAGGCAGGCGGCGTGCGCGAACCGCTGCTGGCCATGCGCCCCACGCAGCTCTTGTGGATCAACCTGGTGGCCACCGTCACCCTGGCGCTGCCCCTGGCCTTCGAGGCGAAGGAGCGCCACGTCATGCGCCGCCCGCCCCGCGCGCCGGACACGCCCGTCCTCAGCCACTTCGTGGTGATGCGCACCGGGCTCGTCGCGGTGCTGATGGCGGCGGGCGCCATCGGCCTGTTCCTCTGGGAGTTCGCGCGTCAGGGCGGCGGCCATGACGCCTCCAACGCCCCGGCCCTGGCCGAGGCGCGCACCATGGCCGTCAACACCGTGGTCAGCTTTCAAATCTTCTACCTGTGGCTGTGCCGCACGCTGACGGGCACCTCGCGCGAGGTGGGCTTCGCGAGCAACCCCACCGTCTTCATGGGCATCGCCGCGCTGGTGCTCCTCCAGGCCGCGTTCATGTACGTGCCCTTCTTCCAGCGCATCTTCGGCTCCGCGCCGCTGTCGCTGGGGGACATCGCCCGGTCGGTGCTGGTGGGCGCCTGCGTGCTGCCCGTCGTGGGCCTGGAGAAGTGGCTGCGCTCCCGGCGGCGGGCGGCGGGCCGGAGCGTGCACGCCACCTAG
- a CDS encoding glycosyltransferase: protein MLKPFEVHVQASSLERFRPGLTGLEWEALQANADEARARMLGRTFWNVNSTARGGGVAEMLPRLLAYARGAGVDTRWMVVQGTPAFFHITKRLHHALHGSRGDGSPLGAAERACYEEVLRDNAEELLVLVRPGDVVLLHDPQTAGLAPTFTAAGAHVVWRCHIGCDTPDEEVARAWAFLAPDLAAARLAVFSRAAYVPPMLADRSVVIPPSIDIFAVKNQPMAPEVALAILGHTGLVGLAPDAPDPVFTRMDGVPARVSRGADITRLGSAPVPGTPLVVQVSRWDPLKDPVGVLRGFARLLRESPGLRAALVLAGPSVTSVADDPEAAATLEAVIAAWHEQPHFLRQRVHLACLPMVDPEENAAIVNALQRQAAVVVQKSLREGFGLTITEAMWKSRPVVASAVGGLQDQVRHEVDGLLVRDPGDLAGFAAAVRRLLDDPVFAARLGTQAHEHVRTHFTAARHLTDFMALLQELGVRADGSV from the coding sequence ATGCTGAAGCCCTTCGAGGTCCACGTGCAGGCCAGCTCCCTGGAGCGCTTCCGGCCGGGGCTCACGGGGCTGGAGTGGGAGGCGCTCCAGGCGAACGCGGACGAGGCCCGCGCGCGCATGCTGGGCCGCACCTTCTGGAACGTGAACTCCACGGCCCGGGGCGGCGGCGTGGCGGAGATGCTGCCCCGGCTGCTCGCGTACGCGCGCGGGGCGGGCGTGGACACGCGCTGGATGGTGGTGCAGGGCACGCCCGCGTTCTTCCACATCACCAAGCGGCTGCACCACGCGCTGCATGGCTCGCGAGGAGACGGCTCGCCGCTGGGGGCCGCCGAGCGCGCCTGCTACGAGGAGGTGCTCCGCGACAACGCGGAGGAGCTGCTCGTCCTGGTGCGGCCCGGGGACGTGGTGCTGCTGCACGACCCCCAGACCGCGGGGCTGGCCCCGACGTTCACCGCGGCGGGCGCGCACGTGGTCTGGCGCTGCCACATCGGGTGTGACACGCCCGACGAGGAGGTGGCGCGGGCGTGGGCCTTCCTCGCGCCGGACCTGGCCGCCGCGCGGCTCGCGGTCTTCTCCCGGGCCGCCTACGTGCCCCCCATGCTCGCGGACCGGTCCGTGGTCATCCCGCCCTCCATCGACATCTTCGCGGTGAAGAACCAGCCCATGGCGCCGGAGGTCGCGCTCGCCATCCTGGGCCACACCGGGCTCGTGGGGCTCGCGCCAGACGCGCCCGACCCGGTCTTCACCCGGATGGACGGGGTCCCGGCCCGCGTGTCGCGTGGCGCGGACATCACGCGGTTGGGCTCGGCGCCCGTCCCCGGCACGCCGCTCGTGGTGCAGGTCTCCCGGTGGGACCCCCTGAAGGACCCGGTGGGGGTGCTGCGGGGCTTCGCGCGGCTCCTGCGCGAGTCGCCCGGCTTGCGCGCGGCGCTGGTCCTGGCGGGGCCCTCCGTGACGTCCGTCGCGGATGATCCGGAGGCGGCGGCGACGCTCGAGGCCGTCATCGCCGCGTGGCACGAGCAGCCGCACTTCCTGCGCCAGCGCGTCCACCTGGCCTGTCTGCCCATGGTGGACCCGGAAGAGAACGCCGCCATCGTCAACGCGCTCCAGCGCCAGGCGGCGGTGGTGGTCCAGAAGAGCCTGCGGGAGGGCTTCGGGCTCACCATCACGGAGGCCATGTGGAAGTCCCGGCCCGTGGTGGCCAGCGCGGTGGGCGGCCTCCAGGACCAGGTCCGCCACGAGGTGGACGGCCTGCTCGTGCGGGACCCCGGGGACCTGGCCGGGTTCGCCGCCGCGGTGCGACGGCTGCTGGACGACCCCGTCTTCGCGGCCCGCCTGGGGACCCAGGCGCACGAACACGTCCGCACCCACTTCACCGCCGCCCGCCACCTCACCGACTTCATGGCCCTGCTCCAGGAGCTGGGCGTGCGCGCGGACGGGAGCGTCTAG
- a CDS encoding universal stress protein, with amino-acid sequence MAIVVGTDFSDHAREAVRVAAAIAERTGTPLVLVHTVEPGMLRRDWPAEHGSTITELEKRLTAEADRLSHPGLSVEPRVLLGMPDEALVEHAAKIHARMIITAALGWRSEKRWRLGGIPARIAQLSRCPFLMVRLAEPFLDWCQGRRPLRVAVGDDFSHSAEVALRWLPELRRVGPVELTVAHVYDTATEYGRLGLYRVNPETENVESILERDLRERLSRIGEPRVEVRMSSDPGNVAEPLARLAEEARADLLLLGSHQRRGLRRVRHGSVSLSALQLAPVAAVACVPSCPEREAEAPVDIPSIHRVLVSTDFSPLANRAIPHALSLLPRGGELILAYVIESPVPIVYADFWPAVALSGDEDEEPELRRQLEALVPRDAAGRGITVRMELLSGVHAAQALCQAAERYGADVVCLGSHGRTGVRRAVLGSVAQEVVARSRRPVLVVKHPTLP; translated from the coding sequence ATGGCCATCGTCGTCGGCACGGATTTCTCCGACCATGCGCGGGAGGCCGTCCGCGTCGCGGCGGCCATCGCGGAGCGGACGGGCACGCCGCTGGTGCTCGTGCACACCGTGGAGCCCGGCATGCTCCGGCGCGACTGGCCGGCCGAGCATGGCAGCACCATCACCGAACTCGAGAAGCGCCTCACCGCCGAGGCCGACAGGTTGAGCCATCCGGGGCTGTCCGTGGAGCCCCGGGTGCTGCTGGGCATGCCGGACGAGGCGCTGGTCGAGCACGCCGCGAAGATCCACGCGCGGATGATCATCACGGCGGCCCTGGGCTGGCGGTCGGAGAAGCGCTGGCGGCTGGGGGGCATCCCGGCGCGCATCGCGCAGCTGTCGCGCTGCCCCTTCCTGATGGTCCGTCTGGCCGAGCCGTTCCTGGACTGGTGCCAGGGCAGGCGCCCGCTGCGGGTCGCCGTGGGCGATGACTTCTCCCACAGCGCGGAGGTCGCGCTGCGCTGGCTTCCGGAGCTGCGCCGGGTGGGGCCCGTCGAGCTGACGGTCGCCCATGTCTACGACACGGCCACGGAGTACGGACGGCTCGGGCTGTACCGCGTGAACCCGGAGACGGAGAACGTCGAGTCCATCCTCGAGCGGGACCTGCGCGAGCGCCTGTCGCGCATCGGTGAGCCCCGGGTGGAGGTCCGGATGTCCTCGGACCCCGGGAACGTGGCGGAGCCGCTCGCCAGGCTCGCGGAGGAGGCGCGGGCGGACCTCCTCCTGCTGGGCAGCCACCAGCGGCGGGGGCTGCGGCGCGTGCGGCACGGCTCGGTGTCGCTCTCCGCCCTCCAGCTCGCGCCGGTGGCGGCGGTCGCCTGCGTCCCGTCCTGCCCGGAGCGGGAGGCCGAGGCGCCCGTGGACATCCCGTCCATCCACCGCGTCCTCGTCTCGACGGACTTCTCGCCGCTGGCGAACCGGGCCATCCCCCACGCCCTGTCGCTCCTGCCCCGGGGCGGAGAGCTCATCCTGGCGTATGTCATCGAGTCGCCGGTCCCCATCGTCTACGCGGACTTCTGGCCCGCGGTGGCCCTGAGCGGGGACGAGGACGAGGAGCCCGAGCTTCGGCGCCAGCTCGAGGCGCTGGTCCCCCGCGACGCGGCCGGCCGGGGCATCACCGTCCGGATGGAGCTGCTGTCCGGGGTCCACGCCGCGCAGGCGCTCTGCCAGGCGGCGGAGCGGTATGGGGCGGACGTCGTCTGCCTCGGCTCGCATGGGCGCACGGGCGTGCGCCGCGCGGTGCTCGGCTCCGTGGCCCAGGAGGTGGTGGCCCGCAGCCGCCGGCCCGTGCTGGTGGTCAAGCACCCCACGCTGCCGTGA
- a CDS encoding bifunctional acetyl-CoA hydrolase/transferase family protein/GNAT family N-acetyltransferase, which yields MKRHADRVRTAGEALRAVLPGRRILIGSGAAEPVTLVRALVDERGPFLADNEVVHLLTLGPAPYVEPSQAGRFRHVAFFIGPNVRQAVQEGRADFMPVFLSEIPELIRGRRVRIDVALIQVSPPDSHGYVSLGVSVDIVRAAVDAASLIIAEVNPNMPRTHGDSFLDVRRIHHLVPVSRPLLEVHPEPPDAVSRSIGEHVARLIPDGATLQSGIGRIPDAVLAALVNHHDLGIHTEMLSDGVMHLVEAGVITGRGKTVLAGKLVTSFIMGSQRLYAWAHDHPAIEMRPSDDTNDPAVVARNARMVAINSALAVDLTGQVAADTLGGCFYSGIGGQVDFIRGASRSPGGRAVIALPSTAHGGTVSRIQLALEPGTGVVTSRGDVHSVVTEYGVAELWGKSIRERALALINVAHPDFRAELMAAAKGRRWVLPDQVVPRARYPWAEERLEHTLSHDALVVRAARVTDERALQDLLYGLSRESGYRRFMGFKKEHPHEELQRMVDLDFEHDMALVACPPGTEEVVAVVHYIVDPATRLADVSFVVRDDWQGRGVGTVLMRRIREAAMARGIPGFQADVLVTNTSMLAVFHESGLPVRSRREDGMYHLELLFPEAQAPPSPSPG from the coding sequence ATGAAGCGCCACGCGGACCGGGTGAGGACGGCCGGGGAGGCCCTGCGCGCCGTCCTGCCCGGAAGGCGCATCCTCATCGGTTCGGGCGCGGCCGAGCCGGTGACGCTGGTGCGCGCCCTGGTGGACGAGCGGGGCCCCTTCCTCGCGGACAACGAGGTGGTGCACCTGCTGACGCTGGGGCCCGCGCCCTACGTGGAGCCCTCGCAGGCCGGGCGCTTCCGCCACGTCGCCTTCTTCATCGGGCCCAACGTGCGGCAGGCCGTTCAGGAGGGGCGGGCGGACTTCATGCCGGTGTTCCTGTCGGAGATTCCGGAGCTCATCCGCGGCCGCAGGGTCCGCATCGACGTGGCGCTCATCCAGGTCAGCCCGCCGGATTCGCATGGCTACGTCAGCCTGGGCGTCTCCGTGGACATCGTGCGCGCCGCGGTGGACGCGGCCTCGCTCATCATCGCGGAGGTCAACCCGAACATGCCGCGCACGCACGGGGACTCGTTCCTGGACGTGCGCCGCATCCACCACCTGGTGCCGGTGTCGCGTCCGCTGCTGGAGGTCCACCCCGAGCCGCCCGACGCGGTGTCCCGGAGCATCGGGGAGCACGTCGCCCGGCTCATCCCGGATGGCGCCACGTTGCAGTCGGGCATCGGGAGGATTCCAGACGCGGTCCTGGCGGCGCTGGTGAACCACCACGACCTGGGCATCCACACGGAGATGCTCTCCGATGGCGTCATGCACCTGGTGGAGGCGGGCGTCATCACCGGGCGCGGGAAGACGGTGCTCGCGGGCAAGCTCGTCACGTCGTTCATCATGGGCAGCCAGCGGCTCTACGCCTGGGCCCATGACCACCCGGCCATCGAGATGCGGCCGAGCGACGACACCAATGACCCGGCGGTGGTGGCGCGCAACGCCCGGATGGTCGCCATCAACTCCGCCCTGGCGGTGGACCTCACCGGACAGGTGGCGGCCGACACGCTGGGTGGCTGCTTCTACTCCGGCATCGGCGGGCAGGTGGACTTCATCCGGGGGGCGAGCCGCAGCCCCGGGGGCCGGGCCGTCATCGCGCTGCCCTCCACGGCGCACGGCGGAACGGTGAGCCGCATCCAACTGGCGCTGGAGCCGGGCACCGGCGTGGTGACGAGCCGGGGGGACGTCCACTCCGTCGTCACGGAGTACGGCGTCGCGGAGCTCTGGGGGAAGAGCATCCGTGAGCGCGCGCTCGCGCTCATCAACGTCGCCCACCCGGACTTCCGGGCGGAGCTGATGGCCGCGGCCAAGGGACGCCGCTGGGTGCTGCCGGATCAGGTGGTGCCTCGCGCGCGCTACCCCTGGGCGGAGGAGCGGCTGGAGCACACGCTGTCGCACGACGCGCTGGTCGTCCGCGCGGCCCGCGTCACCGACGAGCGCGCCCTGCAGGACCTGCTGTATGGCCTGTCGCGCGAGAGCGGCTACCGGCGCTTCATGGGCTTCAAGAAGGAGCACCCGCACGAGGAACTCCAGCGGATGGTGGACCTGGACTTCGAGCACGACATGGCCCTGGTCGCCTGTCCGCCCGGCACGGAGGAGGTGGTGGCCGTGGTGCACTACATCGTGGATCCAGCCACGCGCCTGGCGGACGTGTCCTTCGTGGTCCGCGACGACTGGCAGGGGCGGGGCGTGGGGACGGTGCTGATGCGGCGCATCCGCGAGGCCGCCATGGCCCGGGGCATCCCCGGCTTCCAGGCGGACGTCCTGGTGACGAACACCTCCATGCTGGCCGTCTTCCACGAAAGCGGCCTGCCCGTGCGCAGCCGCCGTGAGGACGGCATGTACCACCTGGAGCTGCTCTTCCCGGAGGCCCAGGCTCCGCCGTCCCCTTCACCCGGTTAG